One window of Pseudochaenichthys georgianus chromosome 18, fPseGeo1.2, whole genome shotgun sequence genomic DNA carries:
- the sema4f gene encoding semaphorin-4F: MMNPGGEMLILLPALLCLLPGASWAATLGGLGDNILGPHKFQDVGNFSTFLLDRSSGVLFLGARDAILSVDTNNLNQVPRKIVWDVPEEKRRSCVAKGKTEVDCNNYIRLLEFLGDGRIYVCGTYAFDPQCAFLEITSFTLEKVEDGGVKMETGKGKCPFEPSQHYTAVMAGGTLYTAATSNFLGTLFDISRATGTEQERIRTERSINWLSDPEFVSSAFIEESAENNPIGDDDKIYFFFTEVAKEYDLYTKVKVPRVARVCKSDVGGMKTLQRRWTTFLKAQLVCEDRPTGQRYNILTDVFTTQHTPGDPSSTQFYGLFTSQWEHEELSAVCVFSLAEISKVMDGPFKELKKTCDWINPEPVPTPRPGQCLNNALKAEGYESSLKLPDKVLTFVRDHPLMENSVTAAPLLVRKGVRYTKLAVTQMGGGERQKGAVLHLGTDRGELHRVAVVGQNATLLQEIPLFSSQEPVNNILLHQGLALVGSPLSLARVQAEGCALYSDCKECARARGLGCDWSTEEAACRPTTAEPGPGDVVDNALRKCDKEEGRCSPSMRELRVSLGLRLLLPCVQLSPRPCSWEHPPHRHTRQHNSDLEVTVTEDSLGDYICTCQEAGPGVRELTPCRRAAYQLTLEGPNPGGVVVTAGGRHVLAIYILFFFLGLAFGAFLLYFLTRRRSIVHQGHHLPDNSLSSEKGRDLLGSSATPQSPSSASLLSDGFRLTEKRNGTVTSNTTTTLLSNNGNGGHHGNSYSGTLISPSNGHGNSLYSNCNTSNSGLKLTSEILAADLLDGRTGERGSLDMRESGDEVDEGLGDALGDGIKGLEEEMASFPMFKLPAPLAQCEESSI; encoded by the exons ACAACATACTTGGTCCGCATAAGTTCCAGGATGTGGGGAACTTCAGCACCTTCCTGCTGGACCGCTCGTCGGGCGTGCTGTTCCTCGGAGCCAGGGATGCCATCCTATCTGTGGACACCAACAACCTGAACCAAGTGCCCCGAAAG ATTGTTTGGGATGTGCcggaggagaagaggaggtCTTGTGTAGCAAAGGGAAAAACTGAG GTTGACTGTAATAACTACATCCGTCTGCTGGAGTTTCTGGGCGATGGACGCATCTACGTGTGTGGCACCTACGCCTTCGACCCCCAGTGTGCCTTCCTG GAGATCACCTCCTTCACCCTGGAGAAAGTTGAGGATGGAGGAGTGAAGATGGAGACAGGGAAGGGGAAGTGTCCCTTTGAGCCCAGTCAGCATTACACAGCTGTCATGGCAG GTGGTACCCTTTACACAGCAGCCACCAGTAACTTCCTGGGAACGTTATTCGACATCTCCCGGGCAACGGGCACTGAGCAGGAGCGCATCCGAACTGAGCGATCCATCAACTGGCTGAGTG aCCCAGAGTTTGTGAGCTCAGCCTTCATAGAGGAGTCTGCAGAAAACAACCCGATAGGGGACGACGACAAAATCTACTTCTTCTTCACGGAGGTGGCCAAAGAGTACGACCTCTACACCAAAGTCAAAGTTCCCAGGGTGGCACGAGTCTGCAAG TCTGATGTGGGAGGGATGAAGACCCTGCAGCGGCGCTGGACCACTTTCCTCAAGGCGCAGCTGGTGTGTGAGGACCGACCGACCGGGCAGCGCTACAACATCCTCACTGACGTCTTCACCACGCAACACACTCCGGGAGACCCCAGCAGCACTCAGTTCTACGGACTGTTCACCTCCCAGTG GGAGCATGAGGAGTTGTCAGCAGTGTGTGTTTTCAGTCTGGCTGAAATCAGCAAAGTGATGGACGGCCCTTTTAAAGAGCTGAAGAAGACCTGCGACTGGATCAACCCTGAACCTGTCCCCACACCAAGACCTGGACAG TGTCTGAACAACGCTTTGAAGGCCGAGGGCTACGAGTCCTCCCTGAAACTTCCCGACAAGGTGTTGACTTTTGTGAGGGACCACCCGCTGATGGAGAACAGCGTTACTGCAGCACCTCTACTGGTCCGCAAGGGAGTCAGATACACCAAGCTGGCTGTAACGCAGATGGGAGGCGGAGAAAGGCAGAAGGGAGCAGTGCTGCACCTCGGAACAG ATCGAGGAGAGCTCCACCGGGTGGCGGTAGTGGGACAGAACGCCACCTTGCTGCAGGAGATTCCTCTGTTCAGCTCACAGGAGCCCGTCAACAACATCTTACTGCACCAG GGTCTGGCTCTGGTGGGCAGCCCCCTGTCTCTGGCTCGGGTCCAGGCTGAAGGCTGCGCTCTGTACTCCGACTGTAAAGAGTGTGCCAGAGCCAGAGGGCTGGGCTGTGATTGGAGCACAGAGGAGGCCGCCTGCAGGCCCACCACTGCAGA GCCTGGTCCAGGTGATGTGGTTGACAACGCTTTGAGAAAGTGTGATAAAGAGGAGG GGCGTTGCAGTCCGTCCATGAGGGAGTTGCGAGTGTCTCTTGGTCTGCGTCTCCTGTTGCCATGTGTCCAGCTGTCTCCCAGGCCCTGCAGCTGGGAGCACCCCCCCCACAGACACACCCGGCAGCACAACTCTGACCTGGAGGTGACGGTCACAGAGGACAGCCTCGGAGACTACATTTGCACCTGCCAG GAGGCAGGGCCAGGAGTCAGAGAACTGACCCCCTGCCGCAGAGCAGCCTATCAACTGACTCTAGAAGGCCCTAATCCTGGAGGAGTGGTGGTGACAGCAGGGGGGCGCCACGTGCTGGCCATCTACatccttttcttcttcttgggtTTAGCGTTTGGTGCGTTCCTCCTCTACTTCTTGACCCGTCGGCGCAGCATTGTCCACCAGGGTCACCACCTGCCGGATAATTCGCTGTCGTCAGAGAAGGGGCGGGACTTGCTGGGCTCCTCGGCCACGCCCCAGTCCCCGAGCAGCGCCAGCCTGCTGTCCGATGGATTCAGGCTGACGGAAAAACGCAACGGGACGGTGACCTCCAACACGACCACAACGCTCCTCAGCAACAATGGGAATGGTGGTCACCATGGCAATAGTTACAGCGGCACCCTGATTAGCCCCAGCAATGGCCACGGGAACTCCCTGTACTCCAACTGCAACACCAGCAACAGCGGACTGAAGCTCACCTCTGAAATTTTAGCTGCAGATTTGCTGGATGGAAGGACGGGGGAGAGGGGGAGTCTGGACATGAGGGAGTCTGGGGATGAGGTGGATGAGGGGTTGGGGGACGCGTTGGGGGATGGAATAAAAGGACTAGAGGAGGAGATGGCAAGCTTTCCCATGTTTAAATTACCAGCACCACTGGCTCAGTGTGAAGAAAGCTCAATATGA